One segment of Antennarius striatus isolate MH-2024 chromosome 5, ASM4005453v1, whole genome shotgun sequence DNA contains the following:
- the b3galt6 gene encoding beta-1,3-galactosyltransferase 6, which yields MRLFRLVCRHKIALVIGTVCSFVAVLVFLAKCTSETLKQGYQDPPGLAPHANALQSHPGQHNTPSKSKDLSAFLVVLITTGPKYTERRSIIRSTWLAKRDSDVLAMFVVGTQGLSNEDLQNLDTEQGRHKDLLLLPDLQDSYENLTLKLLHMYSWLDLNVNFKFVLKADDDTFARLDLLKEELKGKDPNRLYWGFFSGRGRIKTGGKWRETTWDLCDYYLPYALGGGYILSADLVHYVHINAAYLKIWQSEDVSLGAWLAPVDVRRTHDTRFDTEFKSRGCNNKYLVTHKQSLEDMLEKHQTLQRDNRLCKVEVKLRLSYVYDWSVPPSQCCQRKDGIP from the coding sequence ATGCGTCTATTTCGTCTAGTATGCCGCCACAAGATAGCACTGGTTATTGGCACTGTCTGCAGCTTTGTTGCAGTTTTGGTCTTCTTGGCCAAATGTACCTCAGAAACCCTGAAACAGGGCTACCAGGATCCTCCAGGTTTAGCCCCTCATGCTAACGCTCTGCAGTCTCATCCTGGGCAACATAACACACCTTCCAAATCAAAGGACTTGTCAGCTTTCCTTGTGGTCCTCATCACTACTGGACCAAAGTACACAGAGCGGAGGAGTATCATCCGCAGCACATGGTTGGCCAAACGGGACTCGGATGTTCTGGCAATGTTTGTGGTGGGAACTCAAGGGCTTTCTAACGAAGATCTTCAGAACCTTGACACAGAACAAGGACGACACAAAGACTTACTGTTACTGCCTGACTTACAAGATTCTTATGAGAATTTGACATTGAAGTTGCTGCATATGTACTCCTGGTTGGACCTGAATGTAAATTTCAAGTTTGTTCTTAAAGCAGATGATGACACGTTTGCTCGCTTGGATCTCCTTAAGGAGGAACTGAAAGGGAAAGATCCCAACCGGTTGTACTGGGGCTTCTTCTCCGGTCGGGGACGAATTAAAACCGGTGGGAAATGGAGAGAAACCACTTGGGATCTTTGTGACTATTACCTCCCCTATGCATTGGGAGGTGGGTACATCCTGTCAGCTGACCTGGTACATTATGTACATATTAATGCAGCATACTTGAAGATATGGCAGAGTGAGGATGTTTCACTGGGTGCCTGGCTAGCACCAGTTGATGTTCGCCGAACGCATGACACACGCTTTGACACAGAGTTCAAGTCACGTGGTTGCAACAACAAATACTTGGTAACGCATAAGCAGAGCCTGGAAGACATGTTGGAAAAACACCAAACACTGCAGCGAGACAACAGACTCTGTAAGGTGGAAGTCAAACTGCGATTGTCCTACGTGTATGACTGGAGTGTGCCACCCTCACAGTGCTGCCAAAGGAAAGACGGCATTCcttaa
- the tmem167b gene encoding protein kish-B — translation MTNVYSFDGILVFGLLFICTCAYLKKVPRINSWLLSEKKGVWGVFYKAAIIGTRLHIAVAISCLTMAFYVVFLK, via the exons ATGACAAATG TGTACTCATTCGATGGCATCCTAGTGTTCGGGCTGCTGTTCATCTGCACCTGTGCATATCTCAAAAAGGTGCCTCGCATAAACAGCTGGCTGTTGTCAGAAAAGAAAGGAGTGTGGGGTGTCTTCTACAAAG CTGCAATAATTGGGACACGGCTTCACATTGCTGTGGCAATTTCCTGCTTGACCATGGCTTTCTACGttgttttcttaaaatga